One stretch of Thermus hydrothermalis DNA includes these proteins:
- the lpdA gene encoding dihydrolipoyl dehydrogenase: MYDLLVIGAGPGGYVAAIRAAQLGMKVGVVEREKALGGTCLRVGCIPSKALLETTERIYEVKKGLLGAKVEGFSLDLPALLAHKDKVVQANTQGIEFLFKKNGIARHQGTARFLSDRKVLVEETGEELTARYILIATGSAPLIPPWAQVDYERVVTSTEALSFPEVPKRLIVVGGGVIGLELGVVWHRLGAEVTILEYMDRILPTMDAELSRAAERIFKKEGLAIRTGVRVTAVIPEAKGARVELEGGEVLEADRVLVAVGRRPYTEGLGLENAGLSTDERGRIPVDEHLRTRIPHIYAIGDVVRGPMLAHKASEEGIAAVEHMVTGFGHVDYQAIPSVVYTHPEVAGVGYTEEELKEKGIPYKVGKFPYSASGRARAMGETEGFVKVLAHAKTDRILGVHGIGARVGDVLAEAALAIFFKASAEDLGRAPHAHPSLSEILKEAALAAWEKPVHL; this comes from the coding sequence GTGTACGACCTCCTGGTCATCGGCGCAGGTCCCGGCGGGTACGTGGCCGCCATCCGGGCGGCCCAGCTGGGCATGAAGGTGGGGGTGGTGGAGCGGGAAAAGGCCCTGGGGGGGACCTGCCTCCGGGTGGGGTGCATCCCCTCCAAGGCGCTTTTGGAAACCACCGAGCGCATCTACGAGGTGAAAAAGGGCCTCCTGGGGGCCAAGGTGGAGGGCTTTAGCCTAGACCTCCCTGCCCTCCTCGCCCACAAGGACAAGGTGGTCCAGGCCAACACCCAGGGGATTGAGTTCCTCTTCAAGAAAAACGGCATCGCCCGCCACCAGGGCACGGCCCGCTTCCTTTCCGACCGGAAGGTCTTGGTGGAGGAGACGGGGGAGGAGCTCACCGCCCGCTACATCCTCATCGCCACCGGCTCCGCCCCCCTCATTCCCCCTTGGGCCCAGGTGGACTACGAGCGGGTGGTGACCTCCACCGAGGCCCTTTCCTTCCCCGAGGTGCCCAAGCGGCTCATCGTGGTGGGGGGCGGGGTCATTGGGCTAGAGCTCGGGGTGGTCTGGCACCGCCTGGGGGCGGAGGTCACCATCCTGGAGTACATGGACCGCATCCTCCCCACCATGGACGCCGAGCTTTCCCGGGCGGCGGAGAGGATTTTCAAGAAGGAGGGCCTTGCCATCCGGACCGGGGTGCGGGTCACCGCCGTGATCCCGGAGGCCAAGGGGGCCCGGGTGGAGCTGGAGGGGGGGGAGGTCCTCGAGGCCGACCGGGTCCTCGTGGCCGTGGGCCGCAGGCCCTACACCGAGGGGCTCGGCCTGGAAAACGCTGGCCTCTCCACGGACGAGCGGGGGCGCATCCCCGTGGACGAGCACCTGAGGACCCGCATCCCCCATATCTACGCCATTGGGGACGTGGTCCGGGGGCCTATGCTGGCCCACAAGGCGAGCGAGGAGGGCATCGCCGCCGTGGAGCACATGGTTACGGGCTTCGGCCACGTGGACTACCAGGCCATCCCCAGCGTGGTCTACACCCACCCCGAGGTGGCGGGCGTGGGCTACACGGAGGAGGAGCTAAAGGAGAAGGGCATCCCCTACAAGGTGGGGAAGTTCCCCTACTCCGCCTCGGGCCGCGCCCGGGCCATGGGGGAGACGGAGGGCTTTGTCAAGGTACTGGCCCACGCCAAGACCGACCGCATCCTGGGGGTCCACGGCATCGGAGCCCGGGTGGGGGATGTCTTGGCCGAGGCCGCCTTGGCCATCTTCTTCAAGGCGAGCGCCGAGGACCTGGGCCGCGCCCCCCACGCCCACCCCTCCCTTTCGGAGATCCTCAAGGAAGCCGCCCTGGCGGCGTGGGAGAAGCCGGTTCACCTTTAG
- the odhB gene encoding 2-oxoglutarate dehydrogenase complex dihydrolipoyllysine-residue succinyltransferase, which translates to MEELKVPSVGESIVEVEIGAWLKREGESFAQDEPLVELITDKATLELPAPFAGTLRQILKKTGETARVGEAIALLERGVGAEAPKAEAPRAEAVRETPLAMPAAERLMREKGVPAEAVEGTGLGGRILKEDVERYLESAQEKPAPEPARPVPEARPAPTPLQAPTDKPWRVSEAVPMTPLRRRIAERLLLARQTTAMLTTFNEADMSAVIALRKELGEAFQKKHGVRLGFMSFFVKAVVQALKEIPELNAEIRDNTIVYHRYYDIGIAVGGGEGLVVPVLRDADRLSFAEIERQIADFAERARTKKLKPEELMGGTFTITNGGIYGSLNSTPLLNPPQVGILGMHAIQERPVAREGQVVVRPMMYLALSYDHRIVDGREAVTFLRRVKELIENPVRLLLEV; encoded by the coding sequence GTGGAAGAGCTCAAGGTGCCCTCCGTGGGCGAAAGCATCGTGGAAGTGGAGATCGGCGCTTGGCTTAAGCGGGAGGGGGAAAGCTTCGCCCAGGACGAGCCTTTGGTGGAACTCATCACCGACAAGGCCACCCTGGAACTCCCCGCCCCCTTTGCCGGCACCCTAAGGCAGATCCTCAAGAAGACCGGGGAAACGGCGCGGGTGGGCGAGGCCATCGCCCTCCTGGAAAGGGGCGTGGGGGCGGAGGCCCCCAAGGCGGAAGCGCCTAGGGCCGAGGCGGTGCGGGAAACCCCCCTGGCCATGCCCGCCGCCGAGCGCCTCATGAGGGAGAAGGGGGTTCCCGCCGAGGCGGTGGAGGGCACGGGCTTAGGCGGGCGCATCCTGAAGGAGGACGTGGAGCGGTACCTGGAGTCGGCCCAGGAAAAGCCCGCTCCCGAGCCCGCCCGCCCCGTTCCCGAAGCCCGCCCTGCCCCCACCCCCCTTCAAGCCCCCACCGACAAGCCCTGGCGGGTGAGCGAGGCGGTGCCCATGACCCCCTTGCGCCGCCGCATCGCCGAGCGCCTTCTTCTGGCGCGGCAGACCACGGCCATGCTCACCACCTTCAACGAGGCGGACATGTCCGCCGTCATCGCCCTGCGGAAGGAGCTTGGGGAGGCCTTCCAGAAGAAGCACGGGGTGAGGCTCGGCTTCATGAGCTTCTTCGTCAAGGCCGTGGTCCAGGCCCTCAAGGAAATCCCCGAGCTCAACGCCGAGATCCGCGACAACACCATCGTCTACCACCGCTACTACGACATCGGCATCGCCGTGGGCGGGGGCGAAGGGCTGGTGGTGCCGGTCCTCCGGGACGCCGACCGCCTCTCCTTCGCCGAGATTGAGCGGCAGATCGCCGACTTCGCCGAGAGGGCCCGCACCAAGAAGCTCAAGCCCGAGGAGCTCATGGGGGGCACCTTCACCATCACCAACGGGGGCATCTACGGCTCGCTCAACTCCACCCCCCTCCTGAACCCACCCCAGGTGGGCATCCTGGGCATGCACGCCATCCAGGAAAGGCCCGTGGCCCGGGAGGGCCAGGTGGTGGTCCGGCCCATGATGTACCTGGCCCTTTCCTACGACCACCGCATCGTGGACGGGCGGGAGGCGGTGACCTTCCTCCGCCGGGTGAAGGAGCTCATTGAGAACCCCGTGCGGCTCCTCCTGGAGGTTTAA